A window of Cydia fagiglandana chromosome Z, ilCydFagi1.1, whole genome shotgun sequence genomic DNA:
CTTTTACGAATAGTCTGTAATCTGTATACAGcctattaggtaggtaggtacctacttaatttaacGCCAGGTCACTGCACAGATATCACCCAATCTTAAGGCTATAATTAGCACTTTTTAAAGATTAGTATAAATATCATAAGAGAATTTACAAGCGAAAGATAACATTGTTATCGTATAAAGCTGTAGATGAGTAGATTACCTTAAGTTATAGATACTTACATCGATACTAAGTTACAGTGAGAGTCGCTAACGGAAATATCCAAAAGTCCTCCAAAAAATATGTATTCAGGATTCGCCGAAAAGGATGGAGAGATGTCAAcaagtagtaagtaagtattcaaaGAGTTTGTACATAGACTATATTTGGCAAAGATGTTAGAACAGTGAGTGCTAGCTGCATGGGTCGCGGGCCGCGCAGGGCTGCCCGCGGGTAGAATCGTGATAGTTGAAAGGTAAACACACAATCTACTTCATATCACTACGACTCTAATACATTCATAAGTTTCAACTTTAATGAACAAAGAAGGTACATTACTAATATGCACTTATTtgtctgtttgtttgtttataCTCGACTAGTGAGTGAACGCGAGCCCTAATAGCTTTATTCCAGTTCGTGATATTCGATACATGTTTCTCAATTCTAATATGAAGGTAACTTGCAATTGAATATCCGCCGGTAATAAAAGATAAGTTACGGTATGCTATGTTTAAATTCCTAAGTTAGTTTCATAGTTACCTACAGTTATTCTCTCGTTCGACTCTTAAGCTAAGTCTGCATAGTCCACGACGCTTTCATTGGCCGGAGTTAGTTGTAGTAAGCAGAGTGCAGGTACGGTCGAAAGTACATATTCATTTATGAGttatgacccatttcgtaccttgtcacagtgacaatcaatatgaatctCGCTAGAGACGTCATGTCAGTGTGacaaaatgggtcataaattaaaattttcgacTATACCTAATCGATGTCAGGCATATTCCTATTTATCGTAGCTCAACTCGGGGTAAGTGAAGCGAGCAAGCGGCAGGTTTGAGTGCCGCAACTGATGGAGGCACAGGGCTCGTCTCACTCATTATTCTCTACCTTACAATTTACAATACGCACTCACCTTACACTCGGATGGTAAGTACCTACGCCTTTATCACTAACAAATTGCTTTCGAATTTATAACAACACTTTGTCGTTTATCATCACTTGCCGcttaaatttaaaatctaaATACTCGTCATAAGTTCATAAATATTAcacgtaatttattttttatgaactGTTTCAAAATTGTACACGTGCAAAAACTGTTAAAAAATGATCTCTAGCTGTGGCCTCGCCACGCGTTTTCTTATTATTCGGTTAACTTTAATATATAATGGGGCTGTAAAAACCCAAAAACGCGTAATATACATGTGCCAAAAATTTTTCATTGTCCCAATGCAAATGTAACTTTAATGGGGCGCAACTCTTAATAACCTAACAATTATTTATCAACAATAACAGTAAACTTGTAACTTCTAGTGTCGAAATCATTCAAtgactttttttataatatgcaGTAGTTGTAAAGAGAATAATGGTTTACGATGTTTAATAGGGTTTTTGCCACTAGTTAACACTGCTAtaagtgccaaaaatattaaatatccaTGACGGAGTAGGTCGGGAGAACATCATTCAAGGCTATATTGAATGTCACGCCACAACACGAGACATGGCGACGAGATATCCATTCGGTGACTCTACTGAATCGTCCTGTACATGATAGTCATAATATGGACACATGTGGCCATTGATACAAcacaaatatacctattatgagaTCGATGTTATGTAtatctaataataattaaagaaTACATGTAATAGCAATATTGACTTACAAAAGTACATAGTCTACAGATAAATTATTTGCTGTAGGTACGTTTGAAAAAATGTCGGCTGACAAGCCTTACTTCATCGCTCTCGCACGGATAAAGCGGGTGTGGTTAACTCAGGTTAGGTATTAGTTAGCAATGTGTTAAAATGAcgctaagtaggtaaataataaactaTTTAAACTCACTACTTTGCTGTCAGTGCAGTCGAGACGAAAAAAAGCAAGGTAATCATCCTTTACTTTTTAAGAGCttgtacctaattaaaatttGCCAACACGAGTTATCGAGGTAACATGGTGAGGAGAGGTATATTTaggtaatataggtacttacggcCGTCGCCAGAGCTTCCCCttagaaaataaaatttgtaactAAATATATGCCCCCCTCCCCTTGGCCATCGGCCGTATCCGCTGGCGACACCCATGAGTCTATACTTTAATTTTTGCTAGAATAAAAGAGAAGTTCCTTCCTCATATAGAATTACGCGAAGAACCGAACGGAAACATGAACAGAAAGAGTGCTAGGCTAGTAGCTTTAATAGAAAATGTAAAGTTAAAGGCGACGCAAGCTGCAACCGCTTGCACACGGTTGCCCTAACATCAAACTACAAACCTTTTTCGGTAATAAAtcatatgaaaatattaatCTCACAAACTATCATTTTTAATACATTACAATGTTGTTATTATTCTGCTAAATGTCCAATACACTTGATTTTCATTTATATATACCTAATGTTGAGCAGAATACaatttaagtaagtatgttaataattatcGATATCACACGTCAAACTGAAAGTAAATTCAAATTAACGCCTCGCTCTTTGCCCGTTGTTCATATTGGCAAATACTATTTCTAGTGAACATCCGCCGTATCTTAcggtttacttttaatttaggaCATTTGTAGTCGGTCAAGtataataggtattaataaATGATATATCTATTAGGTCGATGTGCTTTGTTCGGTGGTACCGGGATATGGGAAAGGCGAAGGTAAGTACCCAACGACACGGCGGTGCTGTGTTGCGTTGGTAGCTCTAAGAAAATGTGAAGTCCGGCGAGAGGATGACCGTGGATTAATCGCCCCCCAGTGACAGCGCCTGCACGATGCGCGGGTCTGCCTTGCTGCCCTCGCGGAACTCCTCGAGCGTCAGCCGGTCGTCGTGGTTCTTGTCCATCTGGTCGAAGATCTTGTCCACGCGTTTTTGTGGCGTGTTCTCGTCCTCCGGCTGAGGCGTCTGTCCCTGCAAATGTAACGGCACGTAGTCTTAACACTAATTCCAGGCTAACATAAATATCATTAAGAATAAGTAgaaactaattttaatttattattttgcgtttttttttaattgtgtttttttaGTTGCTATTTGACTATTAAGACTAAGAGATTAAGATCAGACCAACACAAGAAGCCAAGAAAGTATTATAAGCTAGTTCAATTCAAACATTGCCAACGTACCACCATCTGATAGATCGCGTCGACTATATTGTACATTTCGTCTCGCGTAATGTATCCGTCGTTGTCGACATCGTATAGACGGAAGGCCCCTggaaattaaaatatcatatttttaaGTACCTGCTACGCATTGTGCCACAGTCACAAACCTGGAACGGATTGTGCCAGTCTTCACATAGtaaaaaacaattaattaaTATGATTCTAACGTGCCCAAATTTGAAGAGATAATAAATGAGGATAACTTGACTCAGAACAGAgccctaaaaataaattatataatatgaaATTGAGTGTGTATTAAGTGTATTAAACCTATTAGGTTTATGTAGTACGATAAATAAGTAGAGAAGTAAGTTACTTACAATGTAATTTTTCATCTAGATTTCCCCGTGACGTGACTGATAACGCTCTTATAAATTCCTCAAACTCGATTGATCCGTCCTGcaacaaatacatataaatttaGTTAAGATGTTACCGAAACTTAGCAATATCCCTCCAacagaaaaaccgtttttgagAATCCAGGACCACTGGTACCATTATGAAAAGTGaataaattcatatttttttttagaaataataaatttatttttaagatcTTTCGAATGATGTGTCTAACATCATACGAGTATAAACTATCATCTGATAAGTGATAGCGTTTCAATTGGGATGCgatgacaaaaaaaaatgttttacattgACAAATTGGCAGacgatgtttttatttatttacaatatcaACGAAACTATCATCTGACAAAGTTGTTTTAATCGGGATgcaatgatatttttttttacgtggaggcatacctacatatagagcggcagctgacgttgACGTTGGTTTATTATTCGTCCACAAGAGTTCATTATACAACTCCCTGAAccactgtacctacctacgacTTATCGCCCGGGATGAGATGACCGACTAAATTAACGGCTGGCTTACTTGTGGTTAAATTTTTTTGGACTTTACAATGTTGCGGTTTGGTAAGGTCGATGGTTTGGTAAGCTTATATTTGGAATAATGTTATAAGAgccaaaatataattattttacttggTGTTTGTAATATTGCGATTGAAACTGTCAGGAATCTGTGCATTATACCTATGTGTCAGCCTGATAGAATCATTGACGTAATTGGGTAAAAATAAGTAGGCACTTTAATTGTGTGAAAGTTATGAACCTTAATCGCTGAATGAAAGGAACTTTTAATTACTTATAGGTACAAGTAATATAAGAAAGTGGGTGACTCTGCTTACATTGTTTTCGTCGAACACTCGGAATACCAGCGAGGCAAATTTGCTCGGGTCACCTTGAGGGAAGAATTGCTTATAGATCTTGATGAAACCCTGGAAGACAAACGAATATTAGATTAGTTATGCAAATTATACCT
This region includes:
- the LOC134679039 gene encoding frequenin-2; the protein is MGKKNSKLKQDTIDRLTTATYFTEKEIRLWHKGFLKDCPNGLLTEQGFIKIYKQFFPQGDPSKFASLVFRVFDENNDGSIEFEEFIRALSVTSRGNLDEKLHWAFRLYDVDNDGYITRDEMYNIVDAIYQMVGQTPQPEDENTPQKRVDKIFDQMDKNHDDRLTLEEFREGSKADPRIVQALSLGGD